The following proteins come from a genomic window of Natronosalvus vescus:
- the gyrB gene encoding DNA topoisomerase (ATP-hydrolyzing) subunit B — protein sequence MSQDSEYGAGQIQVLEGLEAVQKRPAMYIGSTDTRGLHHLVYEVVDNSIDEALAGHCDDITVTIHEDGAVSVADDGRGIPVDTHEEYDRPALEVILTVLHAGGKFDNKSYQVSGGLHGVGVSVVNALSSRFEVTVKRDGGVFEHAFENGEPQGDMERVRDLADEETGTQITFWPDTEIFETTEFSFSTLSNRLRELAFLNSGVRITLRDERETDDEGQPVEDTYVYEGGIREFVEYINETRSALHDDVIYFEDDDQNIQVEVAMQATEELQGSIHAFANNINTREGGTHLTGFKTALTRVVNDYGSENGLLSDLEENLRGDDIREGLTAVISIKHPDPQFEGQTKTKLGNSEVRGIVESAMHEGLSTYFEEHPDSAQAIIMKAVEAAKARKAAKKAEELTRRKSALESTSLPGKLADCQTRDPEEAELFIAEGDSAGGSAKQARNPEFQAVLPIKGKILNVEKHRLDRILENEEIRNMITAIGAGIGDEFDIDDVRYKKIIMATDADVDGAHIRTLMLTFFYRHMRPLLEGGYVYATQPPLYRIRYRGETYDAMTDAERDEIVAEKCDGNPTQVQRFKGLGEMNPKQLWSTTMNPENRILKQITVEDAAAADRMFSVLMGDAVEPRKQFIKDHAPEAEWIDI from the coding sequence ATGTCCCAGGATAGCGAGTACGGTGCCGGACAAATCCAGGTCTTAGAAGGGCTGGAAGCGGTACAAAAGCGGCCGGCAATGTACATCGGTTCGACGGATACGCGAGGGCTCCACCATCTCGTCTACGAGGTCGTGGACAACTCCATCGACGAAGCGTTGGCTGGCCACTGTGACGATATCACCGTCACCATCCACGAAGATGGGGCGGTGTCCGTCGCAGACGACGGGCGCGGCATCCCCGTCGACACCCACGAAGAGTACGATCGACCCGCTCTCGAGGTCATTCTGACCGTCCTCCACGCCGGCGGGAAGTTCGACAACAAGTCGTACCAGGTCTCAGGTGGCCTTCACGGTGTGGGCGTCTCGGTCGTCAACGCCCTCTCCTCTCGCTTCGAGGTTACGGTCAAACGTGACGGCGGCGTCTTCGAACACGCCTTCGAGAACGGCGAACCCCAGGGCGACATGGAACGGGTTCGCGACCTCGCGGACGAGGAGACGGGTACCCAGATCACCTTCTGGCCGGATACCGAAATCTTCGAGACGACCGAGTTCTCCTTCTCGACGCTCTCGAATCGCCTGCGCGAACTCGCGTTCCTCAACTCCGGCGTTCGAATTACGCTCCGTGACGAGCGCGAAACGGACGACGAGGGGCAGCCAGTCGAAGACACCTACGTCTACGAGGGTGGCATTCGCGAGTTCGTCGAGTACATCAACGAGACGCGCTCGGCGCTGCACGACGACGTGATCTACTTCGAAGACGACGACCAGAACATCCAGGTCGAAGTCGCCATGCAGGCGACCGAAGAGCTCCAGGGATCGATCCACGCCTTCGCGAACAACATCAACACGCGTGAGGGGGGAACTCACCTGACCGGGTTCAAGACCGCCCTGACCCGCGTCGTCAACGACTACGGTAGCGAGAACGGTCTGCTCTCGGATCTCGAGGAGAACCTTCGCGGAGACGACATTCGGGAGGGGCTGACCGCGGTCATCTCGATCAAACACCCTGACCCGCAGTTCGAGGGGCAGACGAAGACGAAACTCGGCAACAGCGAAGTTCGCGGCATCGTCGAGAGCGCGATGCACGAGGGCCTGAGCACCTACTTCGAGGAACACCCGGACTCGGCACAGGCCATCATCATGAAAGCCGTCGAGGCGGCGAAAGCTCGCAAGGCGGCGAAGAAGGCCGAAGAACTGACCCGCCGGAAGTCCGCCCTCGAGTCCACCTCGCTACCGGGGAAACTCGCGGACTGTCAGACGCGCGATCCCGAGGAGGCCGAACTGTTCATCGCGGAGGGTGACTCCGCAGGCGGCAGCGCGAAACAGGCCCGAAACCCCGAGTTCCAGGCCGTCCTCCCCATCAAGGGGAAGATCCTGAACGTCGAGAAACACCGGCTCGATCGAATCCTCGAGAACGAGGAGATCCGGAACATGATCACCGCCATCGGTGCGGGGATCGGCGACGAGTTCGACATCGACGACGTCCGCTACAAGAAGATAATCATGGCGACTGACGCCGACGTCGACGGTGCCCACATCCGCACCCTCATGCTGACGTTCTTCTACCGGCACATGCGCCCGCTGCTCGAAGGCGGCTACGTCTACGCCACACAACCGCCGTTGTACCGGATTCGGTACCGCGGGGAAACCTACGACGCGATGACCGACGCCGAGCGAGACGAGATCGTCGCCGAAAAATGCGACGGTAACCCGACCCAGGTACAGCGATTCAAGGGGCTCGGCGAGATGAACCCGAAACAGCTCTGGAGTACGACCATGAACCCCGAGAACCGCATTCTCAAGCAAATCACGGTCGAGGACGCCGCAGCGGCCGACCGGATGTTCTCGGTGCTCATGGGCGACGCAGTCGAACCGCGAAAGCAATTCATCAAAGATCACGCTCCCGAAGCCGAGTGGATCGACATTTGA
- a CDS encoding metal-dependent transcriptional regulator — protein MMLSDVMEDYLKAIYQLQRDTDERIKTSAIADELDVTSPTVTSMLEKLEDRGLVDREKYRGVTLTDEGVTVALEVIRHHRLLEAYLTEHLDYDWSEVHEEADRLEHHISEDFEARVAAALGEPDVDPHGSPIPSADLEPPQTPTGKALSEFEEGDTVIVREVADHDAEILSYLADNGVEPGVTLEILEIAPFGMVTARPLERDEPVSLPQEVAHHVRVGAPAETTP, from the coding sequence ATGATGCTGAGTGACGTCATGGAGGACTATCTCAAGGCGATCTATCAGCTCCAGCGCGATACCGACGAGCGCATCAAGACCTCGGCGATCGCCGACGAACTCGACGTGACGTCTCCGACGGTCACCAGCATGCTCGAGAAACTCGAGGATCGTGGCCTGGTCGACCGCGAAAAGTACCGCGGGGTGACGCTCACGGACGAGGGGGTGACTGTCGCCCTCGAGGTCATCCGACACCATCGGTTGCTCGAGGCGTACCTGACCGAACACCTCGATTACGACTGGTCGGAAGTTCACGAGGAAGCCGACCGCCTCGAACATCACATTAGCGAGGACTTCGAAGCTCGCGTGGCGGCCGCCCTCGGCGAACCCGACGTCGACCCACACGGCTCGCCGATTCCGAGCGCCGACCTCGAGCCACCACAGACCCCGACGGGGAAAGCCCTCTCGGAGTTCGAGGAGGGCGACACTGTCATCGTCAGAGAGGTTGCCGACCACGACGCCGAAATACTCTCGTATCTCGCCGACAACGGCGTCGAACCTGGTGTGACACTCGAGATCCTCGAAATAGCCCCGTTCGGCATGGTGACGGCTCGTCCCCTCGAGCGAGACGAGCCGGTATCGCTGCCACAGGAGGTCGCCCACCACGTTCGAGTAGGCGCGCCCGCGGAAACGACCCCGTAA
- a CDS encoding DNA topoisomerase VI subunit B: MTSLQSTLGEEGIAEELADNQRAISIAEFFEKNKHMLGFDSGARGLVTAVKEAVDNALDAAEEAGILPDIYVEIQEADDYYRLIVEDNGPGITKESLPKVFGKLLYGSRFHAREQARGQQGIGISAAVLYSQLTSGKPAKITSRTQGSADAQYFELIVDTDENEPEISVAETTTWDRPHGTRIELEMEANMRARGQLHDYIKHTAVVNPHARLELREPNAHFKFERATDQLPEETEEIRPHPHGVELGTVIKMLAATDSHSVSGFLQEEFTRVGKKTANTIIDEFRDRHYGREMAWTPPESHEAADVATAVENSTANKGAKATTDFAEGIADTVSNRNRIAHHQLSTIVENVADNVGDEYGTTFGSTVREKALEAAWQSIIGHQEAADVPDSEQAVLADENDVAVQENVSRIVADLYALCDDATSTRKDDEVVHAFAVRLAGTFEDHEDQRHRLTLNDLRSYVDRAADLTEEYDEVVFGDTARENVTDAIWNVMVTVPDDPPLVRELAGSRDATSDLVEGMRATNIMAPPTRCLSPITSDLVEAGLKKEFDADFYAAATRDAGVSGGDPFIVEAGIAYGGDLQAEGTIDVLRFANRVPLVYQRGACATTDVVKSIGWRNYGLEQPGGSGLPNGPAVLMIHVASTNVPFTSESKDAVANVPEIEDEIELAIREAARELKRYLNKRRSMQKRRKKQNVLGKILPEMAEKVAEVTGRNQPDIDDAIARIMNNVLVERRVEENGDQTTVTLAVENHSSTGETLEVTDIVTDEPTGLSDGASVVEMDGEWFISWEADVAGGDEATLEYTVSTDATFDVDVNGVDDEKLTVVS, encoded by the coding sequence ATGACGTCGCTACAGTCGACACTCGGCGAGGAGGGGATCGCCGAAGAACTCGCTGATAATCAGCGAGCGATCTCCATTGCCGAGTTCTTCGAGAAGAACAAGCACATGCTGGGCTTCGACAGCGGTGCTCGCGGGCTCGTCACGGCCGTCAAAGAGGCCGTCGACAACGCCCTCGACGCCGCTGAAGAGGCCGGTATTCTGCCCGATATATACGTCGAAATTCAGGAAGCCGACGACTACTATCGTCTGATCGTCGAGGACAACGGGCCGGGGATCACGAAGGAATCGCTGCCGAAAGTATTCGGAAAACTGCTGTACGGGTCTCGATTCCACGCGCGCGAACAGGCTCGCGGCCAGCAGGGAATCGGGATCTCCGCGGCGGTCCTGTACTCCCAGTTGACCAGCGGGAAACCCGCCAAGATTACCAGCCGAACCCAGGGGTCTGCGGACGCGCAATACTTCGAACTCATCGTCGACACCGACGAGAACGAACCCGAGATCAGTGTCGCGGAGACGACGACCTGGGATCGCCCCCACGGTACCCGGATCGAACTCGAGATGGAGGCGAACATGCGCGCCCGCGGGCAGCTTCACGACTACATCAAACACACCGCAGTCGTGAACCCCCACGCCCGCCTCGAGCTGCGCGAACCGAACGCCCACTTCAAGTTCGAGCGGGCGACCGACCAGCTTCCCGAGGAGACCGAAGAGATCCGCCCACACCCCCACGGGGTCGAACTGGGGACGGTGATCAAGATGCTCGCGGCGACGGATTCGCACTCCGTCTCCGGATTCCTCCAGGAGGAGTTCACGCGCGTCGGAAAGAAAACCGCCAACACGATCATCGACGAGTTCCGCGACCGTCACTACGGCCGCGAGATGGCCTGGACGCCGCCGGAGTCCCACGAGGCAGCAGACGTTGCGACTGCCGTCGAGAACTCCACCGCGAACAAGGGAGCGAAGGCGACGACAGACTTCGCCGAGGGAATCGCTGACACCGTCTCGAACCGGAACCGCATCGCCCACCACCAGCTGTCCACGATCGTCGAGAACGTGGCCGACAACGTCGGTGATGAGTACGGTACCACGTTCGGATCGACGGTTCGGGAGAAGGCCCTCGAGGCCGCCTGGCAGTCGATCATCGGTCATCAGGAGGCTGCCGACGTCCCCGATAGCGAACAGGCCGTTCTGGCAGACGAGAACGACGTAGCAGTTCAGGAGAACGTCTCCCGAATCGTCGCCGATCTCTACGCGCTGTGCGACGACGCGACGAGTACCCGGAAGGACGACGAGGTCGTCCATGCGTTCGCCGTTCGACTGGCCGGGACGTTCGAAGATCACGAGGATCAGCGCCACCGGCTCACCCTCAACGACCTCCGGTCGTACGTCGACCGAGCCGCGGATCTGACCGAAGAGTACGACGAGGTGGTCTTCGGTGACACCGCCCGCGAAAACGTCACGGATGCGATCTGGAACGTCATGGTGACGGTTCCGGACGATCCGCCGCTCGTGCGCGAACTCGCTGGTTCTCGCGACGCGACGAGCGACCTCGTCGAGGGGATGCGCGCGACGAACATTATGGCGCCCCCGACGCGGTGTCTCTCGCCGATTACGTCCGACCTGGTCGAAGCGGGTCTGAAAAAAGAGTTCGATGCAGACTTCTACGCAGCTGCAACCCGCGATGCGGGGGTCTCCGGTGGGGATCCGTTCATCGTCGAGGCCGGTATCGCCTACGGCGGCGACCTCCAGGCCGAGGGGACGATCGACGTCCTCCGGTTCGCAAACCGGGTCCCGCTCGTCTACCAGCGCGGTGCCTGTGCGACGACCGACGTCGTCAAGAGCATCGGCTGGCGAAACTACGGCCTGGAGCAACCCGGTGGCTCCGGCCTCCCGAACGGCCCCGCCGTCCTCATGATCCACGTCGCTTCGACCAACGTTCCCTTCACGAGCGAGTCGAAGGACGCCGTCGCGAACGTTCCCGAGATCGAAGACGAGATCGAACTCGCTATCCGTGAAGCCGCCCGCGAACTCAAACGCTATCTCAACAAGCGCCGCTCGATGCAAAAGCGCCGCAAGAAACAGAACGTCCTCGGGAAGATTCTCCCCGAGATGGCCGAGAAAGTCGCAGAGGTAACCGGTCGGAACCAACCGGACATCGACGATGCGATCGCCCGGATCATGAACAACGTCCTCGTCGAGCGCCGGGTCGAGGAGAACGGCGATCAGACAACTGTGACGCTCGCCGTGGAAAACCACTCGAGCACCGGCGAGACACTGGAGGTGACGGACATCGTCACGGACGAACCGACGGGGCTCTCCGACGGTGCCTCGGTGGTCGAGATGGACGGCGAGTGGTTCATCTCCTGGGAGGCCGACGTGGCCGGTGGCGACGAGGCCACCCTCGAGTACACGGTGTCGACCGACGCGACGTTCGACGTCGACGTGAACGGTGTGGACGACGAGAAATTGACGGTGGTCTCATGA
- the gyrA gene encoding DNA gyrase subunit A: MSSEVPDPTDIDAASVEPVRIEDEMEQSYIDYAMSVIAGRALPRVEDGLKPVHRRILYAMHEMGVTSHSSHRKSSSIVGETMGDYHPHGDQAIYDTLVRMAQDFSMRYPLVDGQGNFGSMDGDPPAAQRYTEARMDAIAEELLEDIEKDTVDFSSNYDDRLQEPNVLPAAFPNLLVNGSSGIAVGMSTNIPPHNLGEVIDAAVELIDNPDATVEELMEHVKGPDFPTGANIVGRDAIYSAYKTGRGRIRVRAEFEVEEWKNGRERIVVTEVPYQANKARLVERIADDVHEGILEGISDLRDESDRNGVRIVIELKRGANTDVVKNRLLENHLERTFGVINLALVDGQPKVLTLKETLAEYIDHRKEVVRRRSEYDLAEAEDRAHILEGRLKALDNIDEVVDLIRNSDDRDEARASLEETFDFSEEQAAHIVRMQLGSLTSMESVEIEEEYEEVMAEIERLEDILGSESALFEVIKRELLEIKDEYADDRRTSIIEDMGTVTHEDLIPQEDVFVVMTEDDYVKRMPTASFDAQGRGGKGIIGADVKEDDRVTTVFRANTHDYLLCFTNHGQVYQLKTYEIPEMGRTARGKSAVNILDLDPGENITAIVDTDAFGEDEYVTMVTRNGYVKRTTGDHFENILSTGIIAASLEEGDELVDVDVTDGSKDLVIATEQGMTIRFDEDEVRAMGRNARGVNGIKLEDGDAVAGLASTDEDDGRALLTVTRNGYGKRTLLSAYRTQSRYGKGLIDIKTNERNGPVTAVKAVTDDDELVLMSERGQIMRTRASDISTVGRNTMGVTLMDVVEDDAVASVDVIPAALEDDAAAVIDDEDETDELEGGADVDAGVDVDADVDADADDDN; encoded by the coding sequence ATGAGCTCAGAGGTACCCGACCCAACGGACATCGATGCGGCCTCGGTCGAACCCGTCCGCATCGAGGACGAGATGGAGCAAAGTTACATCGACTACGCGATGAGCGTCATCGCGGGGCGTGCCCTTCCGCGCGTCGAGGACGGCCTCAAGCCCGTCCACCGACGCATTCTCTACGCGATGCACGAGATGGGCGTCACCAGTCACTCGAGTCACCGGAAGTCGTCCTCGATCGTCGGGGAGACGATGGGTGATTACCACCCCCACGGCGACCAGGCAATCTACGACACTCTGGTGCGGATGGCTCAGGACTTTTCGATGCGCTATCCCCTCGTCGACGGTCAGGGGAACTTCGGTTCGATGGACGGCGATCCGCCGGCCGCCCAGCGATACACGGAGGCCCGGATGGACGCCATCGCCGAGGAACTGCTCGAGGACATCGAGAAAGACACGGTCGACTTCTCCTCGAACTACGACGACCGCCTGCAGGAGCCCAACGTCTTGCCGGCAGCGTTCCCGAACCTACTGGTCAACGGCTCTTCGGGCATTGCCGTCGGGATGTCGACGAACATCCCGCCACACAACCTCGGTGAAGTCATCGACGCGGCGGTCGAACTCATCGACAATCCCGACGCGACCGTCGAGGAGCTGATGGAGCACGTCAAAGGCCCTGATTTCCCCACCGGTGCCAACATCGTCGGTCGGGACGCCATCTACTCGGCGTACAAGACGGGGCGCGGGCGCATCCGCGTTCGCGCGGAGTTCGAGGTCGAGGAGTGGAAGAACGGCCGCGAGCGCATCGTCGTCACCGAAGTCCCCTACCAGGCGAACAAGGCACGCCTCGTCGAACGGATCGCCGACGACGTGCACGAAGGGATTCTCGAGGGAATTTCGGATCTGCGCGACGAATCCGATCGGAACGGTGTCCGTATCGTCATCGAACTCAAACGCGGGGCGAACACGGACGTCGTCAAGAACCGGCTGCTCGAGAACCACCTCGAGCGCACGTTCGGCGTCATCAACCTCGCGCTTGTCGATGGCCAGCCGAAGGTTCTCACCCTCAAAGAGACCCTCGCGGAGTACATCGACCACCGAAAGGAAGTCGTGCGTCGTCGCAGCGAGTACGACCTCGCCGAAGCCGAGGATCGTGCCCACATCCTCGAAGGGCGCCTGAAAGCGCTGGACAACATCGACGAGGTCGTCGACCTGATCCGAAACTCCGACGATCGGGACGAGGCCCGGGCTAGCCTCGAGGAGACGTTCGACTTCTCGGAGGAGCAAGCCGCACACATCGTCCGGATGCAACTCGGGAGCCTCACCTCGATGGAGTCCGTCGAAATCGAGGAAGAATACGAGGAGGTCATGGCGGAAATCGAGCGCCTCGAGGACATTCTCGGGAGCGAGTCGGCGCTGTTCGAGGTCATCAAGCGCGAACTGCTGGAGATCAAAGACGAGTACGCCGACGATCGACGAACCTCGATCATCGAAGACATGGGGACGGTCACCCACGAGGATCTGATCCCCCAGGAAGACGTGTTCGTCGTCATGACCGAGGACGACTACGTCAAACGGATGCCGACCGCGTCCTTCGACGCACAGGGTCGCGGCGGAAAAGGGATCATCGGTGCGGACGTCAAAGAAGACGACCGCGTCACGACGGTGTTCCGGGCGAACACCCACGACTACCTGCTGTGTTTCACCAACCACGGCCAGGTCTACCAGCTCAAGACATACGAAATCCCGGAGATGGGGCGAACGGCGCGCGGGAAATCCGCGGTCAACATTCTCGACCTCGACCCCGGCGAGAACATCACCGCCATCGTCGACACCGACGCCTTCGGCGAAGACGAGTACGTGACGATGGTCACCCGGAACGGCTACGTCAAGCGGACGACGGGCGATCACTTCGAGAACATCCTCTCGACCGGCATCATCGCCGCGAGCCTCGAGGAGGGCGACGAACTCGTCGACGTCGATGTCACCGACGGCTCGAAGGATCTCGTCATCGCCACCGAACAGGGGATGACGATCCGATTCGACGAGGACGAAGTGCGCGCGATGGGACGAAACGCACGCGGCGTCAACGGCATCAAACTCGAGGACGGAGACGCCGTCGCAGGGCTCGCCTCGACGGACGAGGACGACGGCCGCGCGCTGTTGACGGTGACCCGAAACGGCTACGGCAAACGAACGTTGCTCTCGGCCTATCGTACCCAGTCGCGATACGGTAAGGGATTGATCGACATCAAGACGAACGAGCGAAACGGCCCGGTGACGGCCGTCAAAGCCGTCACCGACGACGACGAACTCGTGTTGATGAGCGAGCGCGGGCAGATCATGCGTACCCGAGCGAGCGACATCTCGACGGTCGGCCGGAACACGATGGGTGTGACCCTGATGGACGTCGTCGAAGACGACGCCGTCGCGAGCGTCGACGTGATTCCCGCCGCGCTCGAGGATGATGCCGCTGCGGTTATCGACGACGAAGACGAGACTGACGAATTGGAGGGGGGCGCGGACGTGGACGCAGGCGTAGATGTGGATGCGGACGTGGACGCGGACGCGGACGACGACAACTGA
- a CDS encoding DNA topoisomerase IV subunit A, which produces MSTDTNSQAREQLIELAAQFYDQFELGEIPHMELPTRTKSNIELDEEANVWVYGDRTTSRTANSVRGARKLLKAVYTIEFLAQQLEQDRSSTLRELYYLSESWDNKEAHFNDQDESNQLIEDLEIVSEVTREDFHMRPEESGATIMGPLHLREQTRRGDREIHCQEDVGEGGYQIPNNPDTIEFLDSDAEFILCVETGGMRDRLVENGFDEEYGALVVHLKGQPARATRRITKRLHDELELPVTVFTDADPWSYRIFGSVAYGSIKSAHLSEYLATPAAQFIGIQPADIVEYDLPTDPLTDSDINALENELTDPRFQTDYWEEQIELQLEIEKKAEQQALAARGLDFVTDTYLPERLEDMGVF; this is translated from the coding sequence ATGAGTACAGATACGAATTCACAGGCCAGAGAACAGCTCATCGAGCTCGCCGCGCAGTTTTACGACCAGTTCGAACTGGGAGAGATCCCCCACATGGAGCTGCCGACGCGGACGAAGAGCAACATCGAACTCGACGAGGAAGCGAACGTCTGGGTGTACGGCGATCGAACCACCAGCCGAACCGCCAACTCGGTTCGCGGCGCCCGGAAACTACTGAAAGCCGTCTACACGATCGAGTTCCTCGCACAACAGCTCGAGCAGGATCGGTCGTCGACCCTGCGTGAGTTGTACTACCTCTCCGAAAGCTGGGACAACAAAGAGGCTCACTTCAACGACCAGGACGAGTCCAATCAGCTCATCGAGGATCTCGAAATCGTGAGCGAGGTCACCCGCGAGGATTTCCACATGCGCCCCGAAGAATCGGGCGCGACGATAATGGGGCCGCTTCACCTGCGCGAGCAGACGCGTCGAGGCGACCGCGAGATCCACTGTCAGGAGGACGTCGGTGAGGGCGGTTACCAGATTCCGAACAATCCGGACACGATCGAGTTTCTGGACTCCGATGCGGAGTTCATCCTCTGCGTGGAGACCGGTGGGATGCGCGACCGGTTGGTCGAAAACGGCTTCGACGAGGAGTACGGTGCCCTCGTCGTCCACCTCAAGGGGCAGCCCGCTCGAGCGACCCGGCGAATCACCAAACGCCTCCACGACGAACTCGAGTTACCGGTGACGGTCTTTACTGACGCTGACCCGTGGTCGTACCGCATCTTCGGCTCGGTCGCCTACGGGTCGATCAAGTCCGCTCACCTCTCGGAGTACCTCGCGACCCCGGCCGCGCAGTTCATCGGGATCCAGCCGGCGGACATCGTCGAGTACGATCTACCGACCGATCCGCTCACCGACTCGGACATCAACGCCCTGGAGAACGAACTCACCGACCCACGATTCCAGACGGACTACTGGGAAGAACAGATCGAACTCCAGCTCGAGATCGAAAAGAAGGCGGAGCAGCAGGCACTCGCCGCCCGCGGCCTCGACTTCGTGACCGACACCTACCTCCCCGAGCGACTCGAGGATATGGGCGTCTTCTGA
- a CDS encoding ZIP family metal transporter — MSDDNLYGLPQWVLAIGPVVILAAVFSVLYLTSPFGNIDQMADAGTAEILWMLLIIGLIAGIVPVAIGMLWFPFIKGLDPRYLHGFLALAAGVLAFIALEMTEEIVDHAGAVENGSLAIGAAFVGVVGTFVVMYLASQWRQRTAIDGEKSGLHIAYLVALALGLHSIGEGLGIGVAFVNGDAGLVTLFVLAFIMHNVMEGPTVVAAVAKDRATPPLYHFAAMGVIAGGPVVLGGWIGSLANSDLLAVLFYAIAVGAIIQVLIEVAELIRFDATVLTRLNVSTFVGGFIIMFVLEDVLTEVLLEGVLLGP; from the coding sequence ATGAGTGACGACAATCTGTACGGGCTGCCGCAGTGGGTTCTCGCAATCGGGCCAGTCGTTATACTCGCGGCCGTTTTCTCGGTGCTTTATCTGACGTCTCCCTTTGGAAACATCGACCAGATGGCGGACGCTGGAACGGCCGAGATTCTCTGGATGCTGCTGATTATCGGCCTGATCGCCGGCATCGTTCCCGTCGCGATCGGAATGCTCTGGTTTCCCTTCATCAAGGGGCTCGATCCTCGCTACCTGCACGGTTTTCTAGCGCTTGCAGCAGGTGTGCTGGCGTTCATCGCCCTCGAGATGACCGAAGAGATCGTCGACCATGCCGGAGCCGTCGAAAACGGGTCACTGGCGATCGGTGCCGCGTTCGTTGGCGTCGTGGGCACGTTCGTGGTGATGTACCTCGCGAGCCAGTGGCGTCAGCGGACGGCGATCGACGGTGAAAAGAGTGGCCTCCACATCGCGTATCTCGTTGCCCTCGCCCTCGGTCTCCACAGCATCGGCGAAGGGCTGGGGATCGGCGTCGCGTTCGTCAATGGCGACGCCGGGCTCGTGACGCTGTTCGTTCTGGCGTTCATCATGCACAACGTGATGGAAGGGCCGACAGTCGTCGCCGCGGTCGCGAAAGATCGTGCGACGCCACCGCTGTATCACTTCGCCGCGATGGGCGTCATCGCCGGCGGGCCGGTCGTTCTCGGTGGATGGATCGGCAGCCTCGCCAACTCCGACCTCCTCGCCGTATTGTTCTACGCCATCGCCGTCGGTGCCATTATACAGGTGCTCATCGAAGTCGCCGAACTGATCCGGTTCGACGCAACGGTGCTGACCCGCCTCAACGTATCGACGTTCGTCGGCGGCTTCATCATCATGTTCGTATTGGAGGACGTCCTCACCGAGGTGTTGCTCGAGGGCGTCCTCCTCGGCCCCTGA
- a CDS encoding Rrf2 family transcriptional regulator, producing MSSIELTPSQKKILRALTNLHSEDEDAIKGEEIAEQVDRNPGTIRNQMQSLKALQLVEGVPGPKGGYKPTAAAFEALEIQQMDEPAAVPLTHEGEEVEGALVEEIDLSSVHHPELCRAEIHIQGSMSDIHEGDTVIVGPTPLSKLVIEGELDGKDDTNNILILRINEMVAPAEEPAH from the coding sequence ATGTCATCAATCGAGCTCACCCCGAGTCAAAAGAAGATTTTGCGTGCGTTAACGAATCTTCACTCCGAGGACGAAGACGCGATCAAAGGCGAAGAGATCGCTGAACAGGTCGATCGGAACCCCGGCACGATCCGCAACCAGATGCAGAGCCTCAAAGCTTTACAATTGGTCGAGGGGGTTCCCGGCCCGAAAGGCGGATACAAACCGACCGCAGCAGCGTTCGAGGCCCTCGAGATCCAGCAGATGGACGAGCCGGCTGCCGTCCCGCTCACCCACGAGGGCGAGGAAGTTGAGGGTGCCCTCGTCGAGGAAATCGACCTCTCGAGCGTCCACCACCCCGAACTCTGTCGAGCCGAAATTCACATCCAGGGGTCGATGAGCGACATCCACGAGGGTGATACGGTCATCGTCGGCCCGACGCCACTTTCGAAGCTCGTCATCGAGGGTGAACTCGACGGGAAAGACGACACGAACAACATCCTCATTCTCCGGATCAACGAGATGGTTGCACCGGCCGAAGAGCCCGCCCACTGA
- a CDS encoding MBL fold metallo-hydrolase encodes MTVTFDAVRIDWLGYATVRLEGETGAVVYMDPGRYGVLDDYEAQDSDLVLVTHGDHYDPQGIRRVAHEDAIVVVHEAVDADAIDRVDEQPEALPYEVERVRADESFVLGPLDLFTTPAYNEPGGPYTRDDGTPYHPEGEGCGFGVTIDGVCAFWPGDSDVLPIHGQLDIDVLLPPIGGSFTMDRHDVATLAETMRPDAVVPIHYNTFDALETDEDAFVLDVAKRGVPVALETPSQ; translated from the coding sequence ATGACCGTTACGTTCGACGCCGTTCGAATCGACTGGCTCGGCTACGCGACCGTCCGCCTCGAGGGCGAAACCGGGGCCGTCGTCTACATGGATCCCGGTCGCTACGGCGTGCTCGACGACTACGAGGCACAGGACAGCGACCTGGTGCTCGTGACCCACGGCGACCACTACGACCCCCAGGGGATCCGACGGGTGGCTCACGAGGATGCGATCGTGGTCGTCCACGAGGCCGTCGACGCCGACGCTATCGACCGGGTCGACGAACAGCCCGAAGCCCTCCCCTACGAGGTCGAACGCGTCCGCGCCGACGAGTCGTTCGTCCTCGGCCCGCTCGATCTCTTTACGACGCCGGCGTACAACGAACCCGGTGGACCGTACACCCGCGACGACGGCACACCGTACCACCCCGAGGGCGAGGGGTGTGGCTTCGGCGTCACCATCGACGGCGTCTGTGCGTTCTGGCCGGGCGACAGCGACGTGCTCCCGATCCACGGGCAACTCGATATCGACGTGTTACTGCCCCCGATTGGCGGCAGTTTCACCATGGATCGCCACGACGTCGCCACCCTCGCGGAAACGATGCGTCCGGACGCGGTGGTGCCCATCCACTACAACACGTTCGATGCCCTCGAGACCGACGAAGACGCGTTCGTTCTCGACGTCGCCAAACGCGGGGTGCCGGTGGCCCTCGAGACGCCGTCGCAGTAG